The following coding sequences lie in one Treponema socranskii subsp. buccale genomic window:
- a CDS encoding Gfo/Idh/MocA family oxidoreductase, with product MNEMLAAPQKRVSEPSKRRLVLLAEFLSRTDKTRITSVELASFVHWSSALIRHDIASIGFCGGVSNGYDVRRLCDAILRFFEIAPASSEKKCCIVGLGRLGTALLDEAIFDGTGYKIVAGFDPNVNRTEILRSAFPLYPASRIETVVASERIEYAILASKNEDAASLAARLVSCGIRGIVNYTDAVLGSTVSARVENASPVTLLRTLSARVSGIAPEAEEVKRNATFDAC from the coding sequence ATGAACGAAATGCTTGCCGCGCCGCAAAAGCGCGTTTCCGAACCGTCGAAGCGGCGGCTCGTGCTCTTGGCGGAATTTCTTTCGCGTACGGACAAAACGCGCATTACGTCGGTCGAGCTCGCATCTTTCGTGCATTGGAGTTCCGCGCTCATCAGGCACGATATAGCGTCGATCGGTTTTTGCGGCGGCGTTTCAAACGGCTACGACGTGCGCCGCCTCTGCGATGCGATTTTGCGTTTTTTCGAAATCGCTCCCGCGTCGAGCGAAAAGAAGTGCTGCATTGTCGGTTTGGGCAGGCTCGGCACCGCCCTCCTTGACGAAGCGATATTCGACGGTACGGGCTATAAAATCGTCGCGGGATTCGATCCGAACGTAAACCGGACAGAAATCCTCCGATCGGCGTTTCCGCTCTATCCGGCATCGCGGATCGAAACGGTCGTCGCCTCGGAGCGCATCGAATATGCGATCCTCGCGTCGAAAAACGAAGATGCCGCATCCCTTGCTGCGCGCCTTGTCTCTTGCGGCATACGCGGTATCGTCAATTATACCGATGCCGTGCTGGGATCGACCGTATCGGCTCGGGTGGAAAACGCATCTCCGGTGACGCTCCTCCGAACGCTTTCCGCCCGCGTTTCGGGAATCGCGCCGGAAGCGGAGGAAGTAAAAAGAAACGCGACGTTCGATGCTTGTTAA
- a CDS encoding SH3 domain-containing protein — translation MKKIILAVMLGLITGSLFGESNDYFNKNKNIDILYVNATEGLRVRDSASLYSKKIGTLFDRMVVKVVSIGNEAEIDGIKSNWVQILLPIETINTGSNVYGWVFGGYLTEKLFPFSTEKWSDADLQRYLSRFSWVSDNREYRRFFPEGKYFFGLLESGRGGSGKYSVSIKNKTITLSVSYGDEEYKGPVEKEIYKILDIKEDSLLLEIKGSEVTLLPAFTNSNFWRNVAMEKMRFSSFDEPAMNALRFSFVTSMIKNLPIKDTTVLWTNLIKMGIKLENQEFIHEYNKTWGNQ, via the coding sequence ATGAAAAAAATTATTTTAGCAGTTATGCTTGGATTAATCACCGGTTCATTGTTTGGGGAAAGTAATGATTATTTTAACAAAAATAAAAATATTGATATTCTTTATGTAAATGCAACAGAAGGTTTGCGTGTTAGAGATAGTGCTTCATTGTATTCAAAAAAAATTGGAACTTTATTTGATAGAATGGTTGTAAAAGTCGTTTCAATTGGAAATGAAGCGGAGATAGATGGAATAAAATCTAATTGGGTACAAATTCTCCTTCCTATTGAAACGATTAATACGGGAAGTAATGTATACGGATGGGTATTTGGCGGTTACTTAACTGAAAAATTATTTCCATTTTCAACTGAAAAATGGTCTGATGCTGACTTACAAAGATATTTAAGCAGATTTTCATGGGTTTCGGATAATAGAGAGTATAGAAGATTTTTTCCCGAAGGAAAATACTTCTTTGGTCTTTTAGAGTCGGGTAGGGGAGGGAGTGGAAAATATTCAGTATCAATAAAAAATAAAACTATAACGTTAAGTGTATCGTATGGCGATGAGGAATATAAAGGTCCTGTTGAAAAAGAAATTTATAAAATCTTAGATATAAAAGAAGATTCCTTGTTATTGGAGATTAAAGGCTCTGAAGTTACATTATTACCGGCATTCACAAATTCGAATTTCTGGAGAAATGTTGCCATGGAAAAAATGAGATTTAGCAGTTTTGATGAACCGGCAATGAATGCATTACGTTTTTCATTTGTTACATCAATGATAAAAAATTTGCCGATTAAAGATACTACTGTTTTATGGACTAATCTTATAAAAATGGGAATTAAGTTAGAGAATCAGGAGTTTATACATGAATATAATAAAACTTGGGGAAATCAATAA
- the serC gene encoding 3-phosphoserine/phosphohydroxythreonine transaminase, with protein MGRVYNFSAGPSCLPEEVLKECADEMLDYKGTGQSVMEMSHRSSVFKPIVEDAEAMVRKLMRVPDNYKIVFLQGGGSTQFAMVPQNLGIRSGKAAYVDTGVWSGKAIKEAKKYVSVDVAASSKDRNFCYIPKIDKITGDYDYAYICLNNTIKGTHWNYIPDTGGIPLVADISSCILSEPLDVSAFGLVFAGAQKNLGPAGVTLVIIRDDLITDSPQKGTPTMLTYKTHTDEDSLYNTPPCYAIYVVGKVLHWIEKNGGAEGMKARNYAKAGRLYDYLDSSAVYRATADKDSRSIMNVPFLTKEKDEAKADAINKKFTAEAAKAGLVNLAGHRTVGGMRASIYNAMPIEGVERLIEFMDTFAVENF; from the coding sequence ATGGGACGTGTGTACAATTTTTCGGCGGGACCGTCGTGTTTGCCGGAAGAAGTGTTGAAAGAGTGTGCCGATGAAATGCTCGACTACAAAGGCACGGGGCAGTCGGTTATGGAGATGAGCCATCGTTCGTCGGTATTCAAGCCGATCGTTGAGGACGCGGAAGCTATGGTGAGAAAACTCATGCGCGTGCCCGACAACTACAAAATCGTGTTTTTGCAGGGCGGCGGTTCGACTCAGTTTGCGATGGTGCCGCAAAACCTCGGCATACGTTCGGGCAAAGCGGCCTACGTCGATACCGGCGTGTGGTCGGGTAAAGCGATCAAAGAAGCGAAAAAATACGTTTCCGTCGATGTCGCCGCGTCGTCGAAAGACCGCAATTTTTGCTATATTCCGAAAATCGATAAAATCACGGGCGATTACGATTACGCGTATATCTGCCTCAACAACACGATCAAGGGCACGCACTGGAATTACATTCCCGATACGGGCGGCATTCCGCTCGTCGCCGACATCTCTTCGTGTATCCTGTCCGAGCCGCTCGATGTGAGCGCTTTCGGTCTCGTTTTTGCAGGTGCGCAAAAAAATCTCGGGCCTGCGGGCGTTACGCTCGTCATTATCAGGGACGACCTCATCACCGATTCTCCGCAAAAAGGTACGCCGACGATGCTCACGTATAAAACGCATACCGATGAAGATTCTTTGTACAATACGCCGCCGTGCTATGCGATCTACGTCGTCGGTAAAGTGCTTCATTGGATAGAAAAAAACGGCGGCGCGGAAGGCATGAAAGCGCGCAATTATGCAAAGGCCGGGCGCCTGTACGACTACCTCGATTCGAGCGCCGTCTATCGTGCAACCGCCGACAAAGACAGCCGTTCGATCATGAACGTGCCGTTTTTGACAAAAGAGAAAGACGAAGCGAAGGCCGACGCGATCAACAAAAAATTCACAGCCGAAGCGGCGAAAGCGGGGCTCGTAAACCTTGCGGGGCACCGTACCGTCGGCGGTATGCGCGCGTCCATATACAACGCCATGCCGATCGAAGGCGTCGAACGTCTTATCGAATTTATGGATACGTTTGCCGTTGAAAATTTTTAA
- a CDS encoding phosphoglycerate dehydrogenase, with the protein MFKIQTLNKISSAGLERFPRDDYEIASSINDPDAILVRSQDMHGMTIPDTVKAVARAGAGVNNIPVQELTERGIVVFNTPGANANAVKELVILGMLIANRPAIAAAEWVKSLAGKGDEIPDLAEKGKSQFVGPELQGKTLGVIGLGAVGALVANAAVGLGMTVIGYDPFISVKHAWQLDTHIRQAETLDALLSKSDYITIHMPQTNDTKGFINADRLNAMKTGVRIVNFARGGLVNNADMLQAIANGKVSMFVTDFAAEELLANPKVICFPHLGASTPEAEENCAVMAVAELREFLERGTITNSVNFPKIVTENEIPPGGTRLCISNKNIPGMVSKFSTILGEASLNIAGMINQNSGNIAYNIIDVEDKVSDDTLAKLSAMENVTHVRAIAG; encoded by the coding sequence ATGTTTAAAATTCAAACGCTCAACAAAATATCTTCTGCGGGGCTTGAACGATTTCCCCGCGACGATTACGAAATCGCATCTTCGATCAACGATCCCGACGCCATCCTCGTGCGCTCTCAAGATATGCACGGCATGACGATTCCCGATACGGTAAAAGCCGTCGCACGAGCGGGTGCGGGCGTCAACAATATCCCCGTGCAGGAGTTGACCGAGCGGGGCATCGTCGTGTTCAATACGCCCGGCGCGAATGCGAACGCGGTTAAAGAACTCGTCATACTCGGTATGCTCATCGCAAATCGCCCCGCGATCGCCGCCGCCGAGTGGGTAAAAAGTCTTGCGGGCAAAGGCGATGAGATTCCCGACCTTGCGGAAAAAGGCAAATCCCAATTCGTCGGGCCCGAACTGCAGGGCAAAACGCTCGGCGTCATCGGTCTCGGTGCCGTCGGAGCCCTCGTCGCAAACGCGGCCGTCGGTTTGGGGATGACCGTTATCGGATACGATCCCTTTATCTCCGTCAAACACGCATGGCAGCTCGACACGCACATCAGACAGGCGGAAACCCTCGACGCCCTGCTTTCAAAATCCGATTACATCACGATCCACATGCCGCAGACAAACGACACGAAAGGCTTTATCAATGCCGACAGATTGAACGCGATGAAAACCGGCGTGCGCATCGTAAACTTTGCGCGCGGAGGATTGGTCAACAATGCCGACATGCTTCAGGCGATTGCGAACGGAAAGGTTTCCATGTTCGTCACCGATTTTGCGGCGGAAGAACTGCTTGCAAATCCGAAAGTCATCTGTTTTCCGCACCTCGGCGCATCGACGCCCGAAGCCGAAGAAAATTGCGCCGTCATGGCAGTCGCAGAGCTTCGCGAATTTCTCGAACGCGGCACTATAACCAATTCGGTCAACTTTCCGAAAATCGTTACCGAAAACGAAATCCCTCCGGGCGGTACGCGCCTTTGCATTTCGAACAAAAACATTCCCGGCATGGTATCGAAGTTTTCGACGATTTTGGGCGAAGCTTCACTCAATATCGCGGGCATGATAAACCAAAACAGCGGCAACATTGCCTACAATATCATCGACGTCGAAGACAAAGTGAGCGACGATACGCTTGCAAAACTTTCCGCAATGGAAAACGTCACGCACGTGCGCGCGATTGCAGGGTGA
- a CDS encoding rhomboid family intramembrane serine protease gives MQEHTEVRSKIRVTYNAPVTLTFVAVCTLIMLLDTYVFDRHLAAALFIIPGGKYSSHPFDWRAPLDYFRLFSHVFGHADWQHLIANMSLVLLLGPIIESRYGSRVLALVITITALVTGVINACLITHPEMGASDVVFMMIMLASFTSFAKNEIPLSFILVFILYIGGQFFNFGTLQHNGISVIAHIAGGLCGSLFAFLLTPQKFPAGAQNENSAKQNGSERAQNAASESAGERDVKIGAKKSAFKKHTKGRKKR, from the coding sequence ATGCAGGAACATACCGAAGTACGCTCGAAAATCCGCGTAACCTACAACGCGCCCGTTACGCTTACCTTTGTCGCCGTCTGTACCCTAATCATGCTGCTCGATACCTATGTATTCGATCGGCACCTTGCGGCGGCACTCTTTATCATACCGGGCGGAAAATACAGCAGTCACCCGTTCGATTGGAGAGCACCGCTCGATTATTTTCGCCTCTTTTCGCATGTGTTCGGACACGCCGATTGGCAGCACCTCATTGCGAATATGTCGCTCGTTTTGCTGCTCGGCCCGATCATCGAAAGCCGCTACGGATCGCGTGTCCTCGCACTCGTCATAACGATAACCGCACTCGTCACCGGCGTCATCAACGCGTGTTTGATCACGCATCCGGAAATGGGTGCAAGCGACGTCGTGTTTATGATGATCATGCTTGCATCGTTCACGTCGTTCGCAAAAAACGAAATACCGCTGTCGTTTATACTCGTGTTTATTTTGTATATCGGCGGGCAGTTTTTTAATTTCGGTACGCTGCAGCATAACGGTATTTCGGTCATCGCTCACATAGCCGGAGGATTATGCGGAAGTCTCTTCGCGTTTTTGCTCACACCGCAAAAATTTCCGGCAGGCGCGCAGAATGAAAATTCCGCAAAGCAAAACGGTTCGGAGAGAGCGCAAAACGCTGCTTCAGAGTCGGCCGGCGAACGCGATGTAAAAATCGGTGCAAAAAAATCGGCATTTAAAAAACATACGAAGGGCAGAAAAAAACGATAG
- a CDS encoding ATP-dependent Clp protease adaptor ClpS, translating into MAGSDTFGSGEFSIEAVDAVDYDIPPNGRVVFFNDDYTTKDFVVDVLMSVFHKSEHDACVIMESVHKTGSGIVGVYAFDIAATRAAITVRRAREQGFPLKVEVQEV; encoded by the coding sequence ATGGCTGGCAGCGATACGTTCGGAAGCGGCGAGTTTTCGATCGAAGCGGTCGATGCCGTCGATTACGATATTCCGCCGAACGGCCGCGTCGTATTTTTTAACGACGACTATACGACGAAGGATTTTGTTGTCGACGTGCTCATGTCCGTCTTTCATAAATCGGAACACGACGCGTGCGTCATTATGGAATCCGTACACAAAACGGGTTCCGGTATTGTCGGAGTGTACGCGTTCGATATAGCGGCAACGCGGGCTGCGATAACGGTGCGGCGTGCGCGTGAACAGGGCTTCCCGCTGAAAGTCGAAGTGCAGGAAGTGTAG
- a CDS encoding AAA family ATPase, which translates to MEISPQLRKILSVSFSDAKYARHEFFTPEHLLSSALAFDSVRDLLESCGADVATIRDYVNEYIKKNVPVSAVQGNGQSAEPVETQGFQEVMNRAVFHCASSDKQILDITDVLVSMTEEKRNYCAYSLRMGGVDTLRLIEAIGEAKLTDENQFFSDPGDAQQKFMPGMQTADDARQESPRGTKPTALEKFCVDLTDEARRGKIDSLIGRTEEIDRTIQILCRRTKNNPLYVGDAGVGKTAIANGLALKIAQNKVPDAINNFSIYSLDMGLLLAGTKFRGDFEDRLRKITDELMKKKHAILFIDEIHMIMGAGTSGNSTMDAANLLKPVLSSGKIRCIGSTTHEEYAKNFEKDRALARRFQKIDIKEPSPEDTLSILKGLRERYESYHGVTYSDTALKAAVDLSVQYLPDRRLPDKAIDIIDEAGSYMKIKAKGGFARMREASAPESDTAHTQEVVRTNALSKKPVVSTSVIKMVTAKMARVPLESVTSGEKEKLRDLADTIRSEIFGQDEAVAAVTKAVKRARAGFNNPERPEASFLFVGPTGVGKTELARSLSRTLGETLLRYDMSEYQEEYTVSRLIGSAPGYVGYEEGGQLTEDVRKNPHSIVLFDEIEKAHPKIYNVLLQVMDYGFLTDNQGRKADFRNCIIIMTSNAGARDMEKSKVGFGAGDAADENGSLREAVEKAFSPEFRNRLDGVIAFSHLGKEIVDDIAKKEVAKLASRLAQKKVKLETTPRAIAYLSEKGYSREFGARNMARTVEEKIASPLTDEVLFGKLSAGGEVRVDVSRGSDGTETLTFDYGKR; encoded by the coding sequence ATGGAAATAAGTCCGCAGCTGCGAAAGATATTATCGGTTTCGTTTTCCGATGCGAAATACGCCCGCCACGAATTTTTTACGCCGGAGCATTTACTCAGCTCCGCGCTCGCCTTCGATTCGGTACGCGATCTGCTCGAATCGTGCGGTGCGGACGTCGCGACGATCCGTGATTACGTCAACGAATACATCAAAAAAAACGTGCCCGTGTCCGCAGTGCAGGGGAACGGGCAGAGCGCCGAACCCGTCGAAACGCAGGGTTTTCAGGAAGTGATGAACCGCGCCGTGTTTCACTGCGCGTCGAGCGACAAACAGATTCTCGATATCACCGATGTGCTTGTCAGTATGACGGAAGAAAAACGCAATTACTGTGCGTATTCGCTGCGCATGGGCGGCGTCGATACGCTCCGTCTTATCGAAGCGATCGGAGAAGCGAAACTTACCGATGAAAATCAATTTTTTTCCGATCCCGGCGATGCGCAGCAGAAATTCATGCCGGGTATGCAAACAGCCGACGATGCGCGGCAGGAAAGTCCCCGGGGAACAAAACCGACGGCGTTAGAAAAATTTTGCGTCGATTTGACCGACGAAGCGAGGCGGGGCAAAATCGATTCGCTTATCGGACGGACGGAGGAAATCGACCGCACGATTCAGATTCTGTGCCGCCGTACGAAAAACAATCCGCTTTACGTCGGAGATGCGGGCGTCGGAAAGACGGCGATCGCGAACGGACTCGCGCTCAAGATTGCGCAAAATAAAGTACCGGATGCGATTAATAATTTTTCAATCTACAGCCTCGATATGGGTTTGCTGCTCGCCGGTACGAAATTCCGCGGCGATTTTGAAGACCGTCTCAGAAAGATCACCGACGAACTGATGAAAAAAAAGCATGCGATTTTATTTATCGATGAGATCCATATGATCATGGGTGCCGGTACGAGCGGCAACAGTACGATGGATGCGGCGAATTTATTAAAGCCGGTTTTGTCGTCGGGGAAAATCCGCTGCATCGGTTCGACGACGCACGAAGAATATGCGAAAAATTTCGAAAAAGACAGAGCGCTCGCGCGCCGCTTTCAAAAGATCGATATCAAAGAACCGTCTCCCGAAGATACGCTGTCGATTTTAAAAGGGCTCCGCGAAAGGTACGAAAGCTACCACGGAGTGACATACAGCGATACGGCGCTCAAAGCTGCGGTCGATCTGTCGGTGCAGTATCTGCCGGACAGGCGCCTTCCCGACAAAGCGATCGACATTATCGACGAAGCTGGTTCGTACATGAAAATCAAAGCGAAGGGGGGATTTGCCCGCATGCGCGAAGCTTCCGCGCCTGAAAGCGATACCGCGCATACGCAGGAAGTCGTGCGTACAAATGCGCTTTCGAAAAAGCCCGTCGTCTCGACTTCTGTTATTAAAATGGTGACGGCAAAGATGGCGCGAGTGCCGCTTGAATCGGTGACGAGCGGAGAAAAAGAAAAGCTCCGCGACCTCGCCGACACGATACGCTCGGAAATCTTCGGACAGGATGAAGCGGTCGCTGCGGTGACAAAAGCGGTAAAAAGGGCGCGCGCGGGATTTAACAATCCCGAACGGCCTGAAGCGAGTTTTTTATTCGTCGGTCCGACGGGCGTCGGCAAAACGGAGCTTGCGCGCTCGCTTTCCCGTACGCTCGGTGAAACGCTCTTGCGTTATGACATGAGCGAATATCAGGAAGAGTATACGGTGAGCCGACTCATCGGTTCGGCGCCCGGTTACGTCGGCTATGAAGAGGGCGGGCAGCTTACCGAAGACGTGCGCAAAAATCCGCATTCGATCGTGCTCTTCGACGAAATCGAAAAAGCGCATCCGAAAATTTACAACGTGCTGCTCCAAGTTATGGACTACGGATTTCTCACCGACAATCAGGGGCGTAAAGCGGATTTTCGAAACTGTATCATCATCATGACGAGCAATGCCGGCGCACGCGACATGGAAAAGAGCAAAGTCGGTTTCGGTGCCGGAGACGCTGCGGATGAAAACGGTTCTCTTCGCGAAGCGGTCGAAAAAGCTTTTTCACCGGAATTTCGCAACCGGCTCGACGGCGTTATCGCGTTTTCTCATTTGGGAAAGGAGATCGTCGACGACATTGCAAAAAAAGAAGTCGCAAAACTCGCATCCCGCCTCGCGCAAAAAAAAGTCAAACTCGAAACGACCCCGCGTGCGATCGCCTATCTTTCGGAAAAAGGCTATTCGCGCGAATTCGGAGCGCGGAATATGGCTCGCACCGTCGAAGAAAAGATCGCATCTCCGCTTACCGACGAAGTGCTGTTCGGAAAACTTTCCGCGGGCGGTGAAGTGCGCGTCGACGTATCGCGCGGAAGCGACGGCACGGAAACATTGACTTTCGATTATGGAAAGCGTTGA
- the aat gene encoding leucyl/phenylalanyl-tRNA--protein transferase, protein MESVDWREELGTERFGSDFEYTHFFIRDLSRNGLLGYTEILTPHLVFSAYLQGIFPWYDESSGDPVLWWSPDPRFVLPVNEIRFPRSAVKFLKHSPYTYTIDAAFSRVIENCAHVHRAGQDGTWIGERMIDIYCALHERGIAHSVEAWHGDELAGGLYGVLIGKVFCGESMFTLESNAGKSAFMLFAKAFERCGGVLIDSQVYTENIARYGGRNISRTAFLRMESELLPQKLSGDLHKVFAEIALMKP, encoded by the coding sequence ATGGAAAGCGTTGATTGGCGGGAAGAGCTCGGTACCGAACGTTTCGGAAGCGATTTTGAATACACGCATTTTTTTATACGCGACCTCAGCCGAAACGGTTTGCTCGGCTATACGGAAATTCTGACGCCCCATCTCGTATTTTCCGCATATTTGCAGGGGATTTTCCCGTGGTATGACGAAAGCTCGGGCGATCCCGTTTTGTGGTGGAGTCCCGATCCGCGTTTCGTGCTTCCCGTAAATGAAATCCGCTTTCCGCGCAGTGCCGTAAAATTTTTAAAACACAGCCCGTATACGTATACCATCGATGCAGCTTTTTCCCGCGTCATCGAAAATTGCGCGCACGTGCATCGCGCCGGTCAGGACGGCACGTGGATAGGGGAGCGCATGATCGATATCTACTGCGCGCTGCATGAACGCGGTATCGCGCATTCTGTCGAAGCGTGGCACGGAGACGAGCTTGCGGGCGGACTTTACGGAGTGCTCATCGGAAAAGTGTTTTGCGGCGAGTCGATGTTTACGCTTGAATCGAACGCGGGCAAAAGCGCGTTTATGCTTTTTGCAAAAGCGTTTGAAAGATGCGGCGGCGTTTTGATCGATTCGCAAGTGTATACGGAAAATATCGCACGATACGGCGGCCGCAATATAAGCCGCACGGCGTTTTTGCGCATGGAAAGCGAACTCTTGCCGCAAAAACTTTCAGGTGACTTGCACAAAGTTTTTGCCGAAATCGCACTGATGAAGCCGTAA
- a CDS encoding ACT domain-containing protein: MNAIITVVGSDKVGIIAKVSGFLAEHKVNIADISQTILSGKFVMMMMVDLDGADISIEDLRAEMNKTADAMGVEINIMSEKVFSAMHRI; the protein is encoded by the coding sequence ATGAATGCAATTATCACCGTCGTCGGCTCGGATAAGGTCGGCATCATCGCAAAAGTGAGCGGTTTTCTCGCCGAACACAAAGTCAATATAGCCGATATTTCGCAGACGATCCTTTCCGGAAAATTCGTTATGATGATGATGGTAGATCTCGACGGCGCCGATATTTCGATCGAAGATCTCCGCGCTGAAATGAATAAAACCGCAGACGCTATGGGCGTCGAAATCAACATCATGAGCGAAAAAGTGTTTTCCGCAATGCATCGGATTTGA
- a CDS encoding ABC transporter permease → MSKKAANRIKTFLQNPANVILVVFFVLLAALTLYPLLSLVLETYSVHPMEMQLIRKPTGALTPYHWKRLLAGGEYSVNNFYRPLLNTVLMAIVASVIAIFFGGAVAWLITRSNLKYKKFISFVFVFPYIMPSWTLAMFWTNFFRNTNVGMGITGIFTALTGIAMPEWFVYGLFPCSVVLGLHYSPFAYILIGGILRNMDANLEEAATILKASRAKIMRKITLPIVMPALLSTFLLVFASAMSAYAVPVFLGSPVRFWVLTTKMYTMMNGNFQGQGYIIAFTMILFGIGILGLNQWFTGRRKSFTTITGKSSQISLVNLRGARTPLSAFLVVLLCFIAIVPLITFALESVLLLPGDYSLKNFTLDFWIGRGESALENGMDAGILMSADVWRTLWNSLRLSVVCSVVAGTSGILIGYAIGKRRGSKLATFVNNLAFFPYLMPSMAFGAIYLSIATKIPFLYGSFFILALIGSVKYLPFASRSGVNAMLQLSNEIEEAAVIVGVPWIKRMSHIIVPIQKATFLSGFLLPFISCMRELSLFALLVTPQNKVLTTMLMQFNEKGYTQYGNAINLMIIVLVLLINFTVNKATGASIDKGVGGA, encoded by the coding sequence ATGTCAAAAAAAGCGGCGAATCGCATTAAGACGTTTTTGCAAAATCCCGCAAATGTCATCCTTGTCGTATTTTTCGTTTTGCTCGCGGCGTTGACGCTGTATCCGCTGCTTTCGCTCGTATTGGAAACCTACAGCGTTCACCCGATGGAAATGCAGCTCATACGCAAGCCGACCGGCGCGCTCACGCCGTACCACTGGAAGAGACTGCTCGCAGGCGGCGAATATTCCGTTAATAATTTTTACCGTCCGCTGCTGAATACGGTTCTCATGGCGATCGTCGCGTCCGTCATCGCGATTTTTTTCGGCGGGGCGGTCGCGTGGCTCATTACGAGATCGAATCTCAAATACAAAAAATTTATTTCGTTCGTATTCGTCTTTCCGTATATCATGCCGTCGTGGACGCTCGCGATGTTTTGGACGAACTTTTTCAGAAATACGAACGTCGGTATGGGCATCACGGGCATCTTTACGGCGCTCACGGGCATCGCAATGCCTGAATGGTTCGTCTACGGACTTTTCCCCTGCTCCGTCGTGCTCGGACTCCACTATTCGCCGTTCGCCTACATCCTCATCGGCGGCATCCTGCGCAATATGGATGCGAACCTCGAAGAAGCTGCGACGATTTTAAAAGCGAGCCGCGCAAAGATCATGCGGAAAATCACGCTGCCGATCGTCATGCCCGCCCTTCTTTCGACTTTTCTGCTCGTGTTCGCCTCCGCGATGAGCGCATACGCCGTTCCGGTTTTTCTCGGATCGCCCGTGCGCTTTTGGGTGCTCACGACAAAGATGTACACGATGATGAACGGCAACTTCCAAGGCCAGGGATACATCATCGCGTTTACGATGATTTTATTCGGCATCGGCATACTCGGATTGAATCAATGGTTTACCGGCAGGCGAAAATCGTTTACGACGATCACCGGAAAATCTTCGCAGATTTCGCTCGTGAACCTTCGCGGCGCACGGACACCGCTTTCGGCCTTCCTCGTCGTCCTCCTGTGCTTTATCGCGATCGTACCGCTCATCACCTTTGCCCTTGAATCGGTGCTGCTCCTGCCCGGCGATTATTCGCTGAAAAATTTTACGCTCGACTTTTGGATCGGACGCGGCGAATCCGCCCTCGAAAACGGCATGGACGCGGGCATCCTCATGAGCGCCGACGTATGGCGCACGCTGTGGAACAGTCTCCGCCTGTCGGTCGTGTGTTCCGTCGTCGCCGGCACGAGCGGCATCCTTATCGGCTATGCGATCGGAAAACGGCGCGGGTCGAAATTGGCAACCTTCGTCAACAATCTCGCGTTTTTCCCGTACCTCATGCCGTCGATGGCGTTCGGCGCGATCTACCTTTCGATTGCGACGAAGATACCGTTTTTATACGGTTCGTTTTTTATCCTCGCGCTCATCGGCTCGGTAAAATATCTTCCTTTCGCATCGCGCAGCGGCGTCAACGCCATGCTGCAGCTTTCAAACGAAATCGAAGAAGCCGCCGTCATCGTCGGCGTGCCGTGGATAAAGCGCATGTCGCACATCATCGTTCCGATTCAAAAGGCGACGTTTCTGTCGGGATTTTTGCTGCCGTTTATTTCGTGCATGAGAGAGCTTTCGCTGTTCGCACTCCTCGTCACACCGCAAAACAAAGTGCTTACGACGATGCTCATGCAGTTCAACGAAAAAGGCTATACGCAGTACGGCAACGCGATCAACCTTATGATCATCGTACTCGTATTGCTTATCAATTTTACCGTAAATAAAGCGACCGGCGCTTCGATCGACAAGGGTGTCGGCGGCGCGTAA